A window of Dermacentor andersoni chromosome 4, qqDerAnde1_hic_scaffold, whole genome shotgun sequence genomic DNA:
aaaaaccGCTGTAGGTCTGCcactacacttattaggcatatcggtgctcgtactgtaacaggagacggcgggtgcacgcttGTACatttaaggaatgcatactggtTCCCGTGACAAATCGCCCCTTCCCGCATTTGCTAAGCTTCACCGCGATACATCgcgtattgaggcgaagctgactgtTGAAAACAGGCATTAAGCAACGCGGCGTGCTTTCCGAGcctcgaagccaatcgcgaggattacaaagtgggtgccattgctgacagcggcgcattctttcaatgaaaaacacggcaccgaacggcaacaAGCttaagcagctaggcctagcattgcagcggtggtggctacagctgccagcggatatGCGTGTGCCGCGGCATCGCGGTAGTGcagcgaagccgtccgaattatcgggcacgTCCCAAAAATTCGGCTTCCGGAAAATAGGTCGTTGACtgtgcactggcaactcctccagccaacgacacgGCTTCAAATACGATTGGCTACGACTtatctctgttactcgagccagcactagcgcgactttcgttccctttcaataaaattacagctaatttttcctgatacaagcacaaatttcctgagttttccctgagcatttccagactattcaatatccctgagaattctcgGTTTTCCCTGTTGGTAGATACTCTGTAATAGTTCTGGTATGAATATACGGAAAAACAAGAGAGCTGCACACCAACGATAGTAATGAAAACGTTGGCATCGTGTTGCCTTCGTTGTTTCTTCGTCCCGGTCGATTTATTGTTTAAGGCGCTGAACACACTGTTTTATGCCGGAACGTACTTGGGTCTTTGCCACAGCAGCCACTCCCCCCCTAGTCCCTCATTCGGAGGCAGTTCGCGAATAACGAGCCAGTAGGTGTGCGTCTGTCACTTGCCACGGCGCCTTTTGCACTTGACTGCAGACGAAATGACCTCACTTGCACGCGGTGGTGACGCCAGCCGCAACAACGTGTGGAGCACGTGCGGGCAAGTCTACGGTCAGCTGGCGCTGGACTCCGGCCTGCCCGGCTCACAAGCGCTCGTGGAGGGAGGAGGCGTGCGCCGCCTGCTCTGGACTGTCGCGCTCCTGACGCTGGTGTACTACAGCACCACCGAGACGTCCGCCATCCTGCGCGAGTACTTCACGTACAGCGTGGCCGTCGCCTTCGAGTACAACACCAACGAGTCCTTCGAGATGCCCGACGTCACCGTGTGCAACGTCAACCCGCTGCGAAGGTCCAAGCTGTGCGCCCTCGATGCCACGGAGCGAGGGATGAACTCGGAGCTGGAGGAGCGTCTCTGCGGCAAAACACAGAGTTTTCAAGAAGTAGGCATGAGAAACCAAACTAATTGGTTGATTGACTATTTGGACCGTTGCTTGCTCGATCGGTCAGTTGGTTGGTCGGTAGGTCGGTTGCGCCACATCACTTTGAGCCAGCCAACCAACTAAACCCAATATTTTCAATGCAGCAACATCAGAAGACCACCAGAGGGTAGCGATTGGGCACTAGCTTGTATTTAAAGTGGAAGTCACGCATACAGTCAAATTTTGATTCTAAAAGCCAGATATCTCGAATTGCTTTTCCTTAACACATATTGATCAAGTCTGGTGCATTGAAAACCTCGAGGAGGCAACGAAGTGAACTCAACGTATCACCCGAACTAAGTTCCGGGAGGAATATAGAcacgtcaatatatatatatatatatatatatatatatatatatatatatatatatatatatatatatatatatatatatatatatatatatatatatatatatatatatatatatatatgtgtgtgtgtgtgtgtgtgtgtgtgtgtgtgtgtgtgtgtgtgtgtgtgtgtgtgtgtgtgtgtgtgtgtgtgtgtgtgtgtgtgtgtgtgtgtgtgctgagtTTCAGCTCTTCTGAGGGACCCTATTGACCTGCTAAGAAGGTTTGTTGCGAGAATACGCGCTGAACTGGCGCTCGCTGTCTACGATAAGTGCTACGCAGACAATAATAACTTTTATTTTCTCGCTCTTGAATAAACACAACGCAATTCGCGTAAATGTTTTAAGTTTAGGTACTGCTTTCTATTTAACTAAATAACTTACGGCTCCGATTGGCTTCCTTAAATCGAGGTTTGGCTGCATGTCGCTTCGGAAGAGGTAAGCTGCCGAACGATAGCATGATGCCACGAACCAGAAGTAAGTTACGAGGTAGCATGTTGTTGCAAACGGAACCTCGAATCACCAAGGGTGTCGCTGGTTCAACTATCGGGAGCTTGACCACGTCGAACAGCGGAGAGGGCCCAGGCAGAGATGAGGCGGCGTAACAAACAAGGCGTTTAACTACACTGCTGTACGTCATGAGCCGCCAGCTCGACAAGCTGCTCGTAACGAAGAACGAAGGCAGGGCCTCCTAGCGAGGAGCCCCGGAAAGAAACTCTTGAGGGAGGGAATAGATTGTCAGTGCTTGGTAGACTTTGCCAGGCGCGTCACCCCTAGCGCCGTCAGCGTGAGCCCGAGAGATGGGGAGATGGTGTCGCATGTGGGAGGCACAAACGGAGGCGATGCGAGCGGCCAAGCTATTTCACCTTTTGCGTTGGCTGGGCTTCTCGGCGTCTCTGATGGCCCAAATGTCATCGTTATCCTAGCGACAGCTTGAACAACTGGGCACCGTTTTCGGCCGGGCGGCTCGAACGGGCATCGCAAAGGCGAACCGTACCAATGTTTCCTTCGTCTCTGTGCAGGCCAATGCAGACGACCTGCGGCTGCAGCACTACATATCGGACTGGATTGCGCAGCGCAAGGCGTCAAACCGCACGTGGCTAAGGACCCTCGGTCACCTGTTTGGCGACGTCTTCATGGATTGCACCTACCACGACCAGGACTGCAGAGACGAGACGTGAGCCTACCATGGAAAGAAAAGACTGGCTTTCTATTCCACAATACTGCAATAGCATGCATTGCGCATTGTCGATAGCTTTATGAGGAGGAGTAGGAATGAACATTTTATTGATGAGGGAAAAAATGGCCGAAGGGAGCGGTGCAGGGTGAGTCCCTATTCCAAGACTCCAGTGGCTCCCGCGACCTGCCGAGCTTGATCCAGGAGGCCCTTCTGTTCCTCGAGCTTTAGGTTTACGTCTCTTAcaaatttacttatttatttatttatttatttatttatttatttatttacttatttattatatcATACCGTCAGGTTCCTTAAATATGTTACAGTGGGGAGTGGGTTACAGAGCAGATCACAGAAATTAcaaaaaaacatacaaaataaGGGCTGCCCGTTGATATACATAATAATTTGGCTGAAACGCGATGGGTAGAAGAACAAAGGAAAGTACTCGTAAAATATGACATATACCAATGCATGAAACCACTTTCAGGTAAATAATGATGGCTAAGGCATCACAAAAAGAGTAATTATCGCTGTTGGAAACAAAGTTTGCGGGAAGGTGGTCCCACTCTAGTGACGTCCGAGGTATGACTGGCTGGTAAAGTATATTTTTGCTGGGAGAAGGGACATGAGCATTATAAGGGTGATCGCTGCGTTGGGATACGTAGCATGCACTACAAAAATTACATCACGCAGTATTACTGACAGCTGGTCGAGTTGGTATTGATTCATATTAGCTGCGCAACTAAACAGGGACTACGAAACAACATACGACACAAGCGCAAAGCGACACTATAGACAGCACACGACACAAGCGACACTACGATTGTGTCGTCTGCTGTCGTCTTTCGCAGCTAATATGCATCATGCAATGCAGCATGATGAAAAAGTATACGAAATCATGCTAAAACGGGTCACTTTACAATGAGTGGCGAGGGATGGAAGAGAAAGCGTAACAGCTTCGTAGCTGTTACGCTGGCACTTCTGTCATAACTTGTGAGAACAAAACGAGCAGAGTCATGATGCAGCATTTTCTAATTTCGGGCGTACTAATGTTTTATAAAGCAACAGCTTTAAAGAGTCTGGAGCATTAAAAAGTTTTACCTTATGTGACCAAGAGCGCGGTTAGCATTACTCGCTATATTGTTAGTGTGGGTTGCCCAGGTAACGCTGATTGTGATATGAATTCCTAAGTACGTGTACAAGTTAACCTGTTTGAAGGGAAATGTTGTTTAGATATAGTACACGTGGGCGGTGCTAGGTGTCCTAAATACGCATATAACTTTATATTTGGTCAATATTTAATTCCATTATTCATAGGCTGCACCACTTAAATATCATATCTAGTCTAGGTTGAAGACAACTAGTGCAAAAGTGGCTAGTAATTTCTCCTAggataacacaatcatcagcagaTAGATTAATGTTCACACAAGGTACTTGTGAGAGAAGGTCGCTCATAAGGGTACAGAACTGACCCTTGGGGCACACCTGAGTCCACAGTGCACATCGGGGAATTGTAGCCGTTAACAGTAACGTATTGCGAGTGATTATTCCGGAACCATTCGATTCAATTTAAAGGTTGGTGTCAATATCAGACTGGCTTAGTTTGTGAATTGAAAGTATGTGATacactttatcgaatgcttttaaGAAACCTAAAAAAATACAGTCATTGCATGATGAACTATCAAGAGTGCGATGCAAGTTATCATTAAAGGATAAGTGTTCAATGCCACATGAGTATgatttcctgaagccatgttgtgCAAGCGGAAAAAATGAATTATCTTCAAGAAAATGGACAAGGCTTTTGGATACAATGTGTTCTAACGGTTTGCGATATGTGCTTGGAAGCGAAATGAGGCAGTAGTTAGATGATAAATTTTTGTTATACGAGATTTGCGAAGGGTTACCACCTTTCCAACCTTCCATTGATTATACAGAACGTCAGTAAGTGACTGCTGAAAAATTTGGTCGGTGTAATACAATTGTCGGTGGAAGTGCTGTTCAAGAAGTCAGTGTTAATGGTAATAGAGTTTGCCGACAAGTTTAGTAACCTAAGATATATCGACCATCACTGGAAATATAACTGGATAATCTCAGTTATGTAACTTAGGAAGTAGCTCATTAAAAGCTCCCTAAATTTTTTCTGACAAAATCTTTGTTTAGGTTAGTTACAGAGTCAATTTAAGAAACGATCTGACTAAAAGAGTCGTTTAATAAGATTAAGTTATCAGAAAAATTCCTGATTACATTACGGATTACAAAGTCCGTCAATTACGTATTTGGATTGCGGATTTAGATTACGGATTACAAAATCCGTCCATCCTGTGGTTGTTGCTGAGTTTCGCTAGCCTTCTTCCCAGGCACTGACTTTGCGCAGATGTACTTTCGATATTTTCGTAAAATAACCATTCAGCACGCCAACCAATCCCTATTACGACGCGCTTAACAACCAAGGTGAGGCGAAGGTGCACGAAATTATAGCAGAATGTAGAAACGTTATTCCCGCACAGCAGTAACGGCAGGTACACTTCTGGCGTACTCCTCGAGTTCTCTAAATTCAAAATGTTTTCTCTTCAGTACCAGGAATTGCTTTTAAATTCAAGTTGCCGGTAATAGAAGGGAGATATCTAACACCGTCACATGTTTACACTGAGCAGCAAGACCGCCTTTCGGTATACACAGACAGACAATGTATTTATCAAAAATCTACCCCAGCGTTTTTCATTCCACCTTACGGCGAACAGTAGCATACGTACAAATTATTTCGCAGTATTCCATGAACCCCTGCAGAACTTTACGCAATCCTCCTTGCAATGAAATTTATGGGTTCACAGCACAACGCCGCCAATGAGTAGATTTAGCTGGTTCTCAAGCATCATTACTCTTCACAAGAGACATCCACTTTTGTGCAGCTAATTATGTTTTGGTACATGAAATATaagaggcttcatcatcatcgaCCTATTTTTATGTGCACTTAGGAGGAAAGTCTTTTCCAGAGATCTAATATTATCCCTGTGTAGCGCTAGCCAATTccgacttgcgcctgcaaatttcctcatttcatcaccgcACTTAATTTTGTGCTATGctcggctgcgcttcctttcccttggcacaAATGTTGCAgttctaatggtccaccggttttCTGCCCTATACACTATAAATGGCccgcccagcttcatttttttttctttaatgtcaaCTATAATGTCGgcctatccccgtttgctctctgatcgacgccgctctcttcctgtctcttaacgttacgcttagcaattttcgctccatcgctctttgcgcggtccttaacttattctcgagttgttgttttttttttttttttttttttagcctttaagtatctgccccatatgttagcacaggTAGATTGCGatcattgtacacttttcttttcaacgaaactCGTAAAAtctcagtcaggatttggtaatgcctgccatattcACTCTAACTAATTTTTATCCTGTAAATTTCCGTCCTGTGACCAGGGTcttctgtgagtaattgacctagataaacgtactccggTACAGACTCTGGGGGCTGACGGGCAATCATGAATTCTTCTTCACTTGTGAGGCTCTTGaacgttatctttgtcttctgcatatcaatccTCAACCCCAGACTTATACTTTCTAACTAGGTTCTCAGTCGTTTGTTGTAATTCGTTCCCACTGTTgccgaacaggacaatgtcatctgcaaaccgaaggttgttgagatattcgccgttgatcctcactcctaaaccttcccagtctaacagcttgaatacttcctctAAGCATGCAGTCactatcattggagagattgtgcttCCTTGCCTGACCCCATTCTTGATAAGTAATTTTCTacatttcttgtggagaaccaaggtagctgtggtaTCTTTGAAGATGTCTCCCCAGATATTCATGCATGCCTCCCGTAATCTTTGATTACGCAAttcctctgtgactgctggtagctctactgaatcaaatgctttttcataatctatgaaagccatataaagagtttgattgtactccgcagattcctcgattacctgactgatgacatggacgtgatccattgtggaatattgtcacgtagcagtgatGGTGAAGCAGCAAAGCTGGGAAtgatgaaactagcgttttattgggcgaacttgtaggctgcactcaaagaacggcgacagcgacgAACACAGTCGTCGATCGGCGAAAATTTGATCGGCCGAACAAGCTATAGAGAatggccaagcgcgtcggcttttatacacgagtcatcgaaggttatACGGTAATTGGTAGTGCCCGCGTCTCTTCCAGAAAGttgagcaataacatttgttagacggtgaaaagcgctcacccgaaacTGATAAACAAGTCCACATGTCAACATCCCTGCCTGAAGCCAGCTTTTTTCTATTGGTTGATGGTGTTCCCCTGATCTTATTGGAAATTTTCTTGGTGAACATTTTGTACATtgttgaaagcaagctaatgggcctactaGTCTTCAATTCATTAATGCCTACTTCTtatgaattagtataatgttggcattcctCCAACTCTCTGATatacttgaagtcgtgaggcgtTGTATATGAAGGGCTCCAAGTTATTGAAGCATTATACGTCCTCCATGTTTGAGTAAATCGACTGTtactccatcttctcctgccacttttccccggcTCAtatcttgcaaagcccttctaacttcacagatagttatagaaggagcctctgtatgcTGTTCGTCACTATTTCCAGTGAAGGTTGCGTGGCTGCTCTGGATACAGTAGAGATCAGTATAGAATTACTCTGCTGTTTTTACTATACCATCGAAATTGCCGATGACATTACCCTGATTATCTTTCACTGCGTACATCTTGCCCtgttctatgccaagttttcttctcgctGATTTCATGCTACGGTCATCTTTTACTGCTTTCTCAATCGTTCCGACGTTATAATTACGAATATCgcttattttcttcttgtttatcagctttgaccgttcagcgaattctatctgacCTCTTGAGTTACTCTTTCATgcattgtcgtttctttattaggtcctttgttacttgggaaagcttacctactggttgcctcggTGCGTTACCTCCTACTTCAATCGCTGCTTatgaaatcagcctagttacggtttcattcattacctttgtGTTATCTTCATCTTACtgctctaaagctgcatatttgtttgtcaGCGCCAGCCTCAATTCGTCTGCATTGATGTTTACTGCATCTAGATTGGCCTGTAGTTTCTTCTCGACCAATTTTGCTCTTACTCTCTTCAGGTTGAGAGACATGCTAGACTTAACTATCCGATGGTCCTTACTCTTTACCCTagctaacacttctacatccttcaCTATGTTGGTAATGGCAGAGAGTATgcaatctatttcatttcttgtttctccattaggatttttccaggtccactttttgttacTGCGTTTCCTGATGAAGTTATTCACTATTCGGAGTCTATTCCTtttccgcaaattctaccaacatcGCTTCTCTGATATTTCTAGAATCAACGCCGTATTTGCCAAATGTTTGCTCCTTAGCCTGCTTTTCttctacttttgcattgaagtcgcccatgagatCAGTATACTGAGTTTCCACCTTTCTCACTGCTAATTCAATAAATGGCATACACGATTGCAAAAGCGAAACAGTATAACATTATACACCAGTGGGCACTAAGTCCTAGTGGAATTATTATGCTGTAGATGCTTAGCATGCAGAGCGCGTAAAAAAGATTAAATTTCGCTTCTTTTCTGCGTGAAAGAGGAATGCTCCTTTCGCTGTTAACAACATTCGCACCCGAATTAGAAGAGAGACATAGTTTAGTAATGGGGCTCAATGTTCAAGGTTTTTCAGCAAAGATCCCCCCTATGAAGTTCCTTGTACCGCACAATTCCGCCGCGCTATAGAATCAATATTACATAAAATACGACCTGGCACAGCCTACATGACGTACTTCTTATATAGTTTGGGAAAGGCTAATATCTCAATTTGTTCCCGTGAAGAATCCGATGAATATATAGGACATTACGCTGTAGCAGCTACTAAGCCTCTCGTAAAAATCGGTCAATAAAACTGCATACTCTTGGTAGACGACCACTGTCATTGGAGAAATACTTGGGCGCATAGCCAACTTGAAGCACCTCAAGCACGCGTAGTGCGTGCATTTGAAGTGTTCATTGAGGAAACGGGAATCACGGAAAATTGTTGGAGATATTACTTTATAAAATTAACCAGGACGTGAGAAAGgaacagacaacagcgctgagaTTTTAAAATAGTTTGAAAGATGTAGGACGTTTTATGACTCTTACGTACACTTATTGAGACATGCGCATCGGCGTATGCTACACTTGTGGTGACATAGATTCCAAAGACGCGACACTATACGTAATTGTTCATTGTATGTTCTTATATTATGGCGTGCGGCATATTGTAGTGGTGtctgtgctttttcttttcttgctttcctgCTCACCTGGTCTCTATTGGGTTTGAGCTATAGCTTGCGAACTTGAATTGTGAACTTGTAGTTTTTCTGTCACGACTTGTGAAGCATTCACGGGAACTCGTTCTTGAGTGCTTTGCATTTTTATGGCTTTGTTCTTCAAATAGTGTTCATGTTATTATCGGGAGCAGGAGCAGAGGCGTAATACTTCTCAAAGTTGAGGTCAATTCTATTTCTGGGACTAGAACGGCGTTAACTACACTACAACTACACGTTAACTACAACTACACGCAGGAAGAGCAATATCGCGCCAAATACAGAATACTGAATCTTCAGAATGTCCAGGAGGTAGAAACTGTTACGCGCACTATAAGCATTACACACTTTTGTGTTTGAGGTACCTCTTATAAGCCTGTGGCATTGAACGACACAGTCTGTCTGGATAAAATGTGTGCATTCACACATTGTGGCTTCATAAATGTCTTTGTCTAGTTCTTTGTTggtttttcttggggggggggggggggggggcgagtgcaAATAATGAAGTCGCAACGCACGTATACAGTGcctcttttttttacttcgaaaattaaaaaaaaagtccacAAGAAATTACTGGAATTACTTCACTAAAGATTAATTATATGCTCAGGTGGACATCATTGGCCAAATAAAGAACAATTCAGTTCATTCAATTATGAAACTAATTGAATTGATCAACTTCCTAGCAACACATCCTACGGAACACATATATGACGGGAAGTTGAAGAAAATAGCCGTAGCAATCTGGGACGCTATAACTTAAATCTATTCGTAATTATTGCTATTTCATTTCTGCAATCAATTCTCCGCGATTGGACAAACATTTTTCGAGCCAACCCACTTCGCCTGTTCCAAGATGGGTTGGCAAACagataagaaaagaaaagacagtcAAGGTAGGCAATGCCATTAGCTttgaaagcaagcaaaaatgacctcctaaaacgaggagagcgtttgattgggccgttcgaacaacgctgcgggtcatctcccgatgcttgcgttcaacggttacgcaaatttgacgtgaggcgattggaatagaaacagattggaatagttttacgttatagggcccctggctcCTTGTTCTTTAAATTTCTAAATGTACATGGAAATCGAAATAACTGACCTCAACTTTTGCGTTCAATTTACCTGGTTACGCACGCATCCACGCGAAGCGCGGTTCGTAGTATTACCCTTCTGTGACGTATAGTATATGGCGTAAAGTGAAGCTTGGCTATACCGCGCAGTAAGGCGGTTCGCCTCGGCCCTGCTGCTGAAGTTGCAATGCATCCAATCGGGAGTTGCACACAGCCCCAGTCGGATAAGATTGTGCCAAGAGGAAACTGCAACGCACGGCTTTTGCAACACAACGCTTTTGTGACACAAAGGGTTTAGTGTACCGGCGCTGCCGCTTGCATAAACAGTTAAATTGAACGAATCATTTGACGCCAGTTGTTTCGATCTGCACGGCCATATTGAAATGTAAAAACAGAGAACTGGACTTTTGTGATTATTCCCTTCATAAACATATGCCGTAAAGCCAGTTGGCAAATAGTAAGCTAAGGAATGCAATTAGTCCAATTAGTAAAtaggttgcctttttttttttctttgcatatgATGTGTGCCCGGACAGATAATTCATCCATGACATAACTCGAGTAACTTTTGCAGGCTCTGTTTTGCGTGTGTGTTAAGAAGTCAAAAGAACACACATTGTATATCTTGCGCACACCTGGGCCTAAATCGAGGCGTGTGGTGTCTGATGCTTGGGTTTCGCAGGCTCTTCCGCAACATCAGCAACGTCTGGTACGGCAACTGCTTCTGCTTCCGTTGTGGCCACGCTGAGCGGTTAGAGTACAACGCCCTGTCGTCACCTTATGACGGTAATGAAACGGGTTCGTCCAGAGAGAGCCGGCAGTTGCCCGGTGCCACTGTTTCGCACTTACTGCAGGCGCGATATCTGTTTTGGCGCGCAAATGGCGCCTAAGCTGCGGTTACACTTGTTGCAAGTTTAGGCAAAATTAAATTGTACGGAAATTTTTTAAAACTCTTAGTTCCGATTGTTGGCTAAAGGTAATCGTATCAAAGGAGTAACACGGGACCACGTAAATTCAGGTTTGTCCGGTATACTACCCTCCTGTGTACGGATCAGTTTTACTGTGAAGAGGAGCTGGGAATCCTCCATGCAGAGCACGAGGTGCGCTATAACACCGCTTGGGATATACTAAACTACGGCGGCTGACAAAACGAGAATACCTCTTGGGATATCATAAACTGCGGGGGCTGACAAAGCCCACTTTAATTATGTTGGCGGCAGTAAACCACGAATTTTATGTCATTAATAAAAGATAAATAGGAACAGATGAATCGTTCAGCCACTGCCCCCCTGAAGAACAACCTCATTCCATAATCAGGTAGAGCCGACCGTGCGAAGCGATAACGTCATTGTGTACATCCGAGGCAAGCTTTATCTGTATAGTCACACTTTCTTTCGTAATCGAGCCCACATTTTCGATCGAACACGCGCATACACACCGACCATGCACAAAAGGAGCATCGTGCCAGTACGTAATGGTTTACTAGCCCGATGAACTCCCAAGAACAAAAGGAAACCTCCTGAACGACTTAGCATGTAAGAGACATGAGAATGGAAGCACATTTCAGTGAACAAACAGATGTAgctaatattttattttattctacaGAAATGACGTAGGCCAAGTCATATAGAGTGAAGCAAGTCTATGGGACGCTAAAGATAGCGAGGGCTGGCAAACTACATTGTAGATGTGTTGctggcaataaagaaacgaattctGTCACTAATTGTCaccaataataatttttttttaaatcgctgATACGCGCTTATTTCATTACACGCACGGAATTCTATGCCAAGGGAAGGCAAATGCTGTTCAGCGGGGCAGGGGATTAAGTAGTTGAATAATATTGAGGCATTTGCACGTataggaaggagagagagagtgatacTTCAATCGGGATGTTACTCTATAACGAAGC
This region includes:
- the LOC126537398 gene encoding acid-sensing ion channel 2-like encodes the protein MTSLARGGDASRNNVWSTCGQVYGQLALDSGLPGSQALVEGGGVRRLLWTVALLTLVYYSTTETSAILREYFTYSVAVAFEYNTNESFEMPDVTVCNVNPLRRSKLCALDATERGMNSELEERLCGKTQSFQEANADDLRLQHYISDWIAQRKASNRTWLRTLGHLFGDVFMDCTYHDQDCRDETLFRNISNVWYGNCFCFRCGHAERLEYNALSSPYDGLVLTLNPELDEYLPTSYQAGYIVMVHAHGTR